In Zobellia roscoffensis, the following are encoded in one genomic region:
- a CDS encoding DUF4097 family beta strand repeat-containing protein, translating into MKSFLVFFLFFNLLAAQKVVKKSLINDAVTAINIDVANCYELKLETSESHEMSVEAIIDGEYTKDLLLSVKEDGGSIMISSGFQPNFKNPNDKLSAHKVISISLKVILPCFKYVTVFGTSCNVFATGTYRELNVSLNDGNCELVNALEDINVHTQSGHILVQALKADIKANSKYGNIDKEDIPIGDAIYELTSITGNIRIKKTE; encoded by the coding sequence ATGAAGAGCTTTTTAGTTTTCTTTTTATTCTTTAATCTTTTGGCTGCACAAAAGGTGGTGAAAAAATCACTGATTAATGATGCGGTTACGGCAATAAATATTGATGTAGCTAATTGTTATGAATTGAAATTGGAAACCTCGGAGAGCCATGAGATGTCTGTAGAGGCAATTATTGACGGGGAGTATACAAAAGACCTTTTGCTATCCGTGAAGGAAGATGGAGGTTCTATAATGATCAGCAGTGGTTTTCAACCCAATTTTAAGAACCCTAATGATAAGCTTAGCGCACACAAGGTTATATCAATCTCTTTAAAAGTAATTCTTCCTTGTTTTAAGTATGTCACCGTTTTTGGAACTAGTTGTAATGTGTTTGCTACTGGTACCTACAGAGAGCTGAATGTTTCATTGAATGACGGAAATTGTGAACTCGTTAATGCCTTGGAAGATATAAATGTGCATACTCAGAGTGGTCATATCTTGGTCCAAGCTCTAAAAGCTGATATAAAGGCTAATAGCAAATATGGAAACATAGATAAAGAAGACATTCCTATAGGAGATGCTATATATGAGCTTACTTCCATAACAGGAAACATACGAATAAAGAAAACCGAATAA
- a CDS encoding TonB-dependent receptor plug domain-containing protein yields the protein MNKFLFLLIFLCVQAAFAQQITVLDVDSREPIGNVAIYNNDHTKTALADFDGKVDLSVFDSEERITFRHLSYQLRKSAKAQILRHGSQFYMVMKAEELDEVVMSVSKWEQQKKDIPNKMTVIDAREISFSSPQTSADLLQNSGKVFVQKSQLGGGSPMIRGFATNRLLLSVDGVRMNNAIFRGGNLQNVISIDPYSVKSTEIIFGPGSVIYGSDAIGGVMNFYTKKAEFSNSDSLTFSGNASYRFASVNTENTVHVDFNLGKKKWAFLTSATYNSFQDMKMGSHGPDSYLRNQYVSTINGMDVLVDNQNTKIQNPTGYNQFNLMQKIAYNPNNTWHYDLGLHYSETSDFARYDRLIRPDKSGEGLRSAEWYYGPQKWFMGNLQMNKRGKGIFYDGLKITTAYQHFEESRNDRGFQDVVRYSTEEKVDAISTNIDFENKKIGNLRLYYGGEYIFNKVGSVGSQENIETRLVSETASRYPDGATWQTLAGYVNGEYKAKPNFTVLSGLRYSHVWIDADFDKTYYPFPFDDANLNNGALTGSLGFSWFPKADLQITLNGSTGFRAPNVDDVGKIFDSEPGAVVVPNPDLEPEYAYNIELGLQKNFNDKVVFKSTAFYTYLVDALVRRNYLFNDENEIMYNGELSSVQAIQNAAKAFVYGFEFGLEAFLTDNISVVSNVTITEGIEEEDDGTESPGRHVAPTFGDLHLVYKNQRLRTDLFVNYNGEIPFYDLAASERSKEYIYATDADGNPYSPSWYTLNFRSQYEVSNALKVSLNLENFTNQLYRSYSSGISAPGINLILGLGYRF from the coding sequence ATGAACAAATTTCTGTTTTTACTTATTTTTTTGTGCGTTCAGGCCGCATTTGCCCAACAGATTACGGTTTTGGATGTAGATAGTCGTGAACCTATAGGAAATGTGGCTATTTACAATAATGACCATACAAAAACGGCACTTGCCGATTTTGATGGCAAGGTAGATTTGAGCGTTTTTGATTCGGAAGAGCGTATTACTTTTCGTCATCTCAGTTATCAATTAAGGAAGAGTGCGAAAGCACAAATTCTTAGGCATGGCAGTCAGTTTTATATGGTTATGAAGGCCGAAGAACTGGACGAGGTGGTTATGTCAGTTTCTAAATGGGAACAACAAAAGAAAGATATTCCCAATAAAATGACGGTTATAGACGCACGGGAAATTTCTTTTTCAAGTCCGCAAACTTCCGCAGACCTCTTGCAGAATAGTGGAAAGGTATTCGTTCAGAAAAGTCAACTCGGTGGTGGTAGCCCAATGATTAGGGGGTTTGCAACTAATCGCTTGCTGTTGTCTGTAGACGGGGTGCGTATGAACAATGCTATTTTCCGTGGAGGTAATTTGCAAAATGTAATTTCAATAGACCCTTATTCCGTAAAAAGTACCGAGATAATATTTGGCCCAGGTTCTGTAATCTATGGTAGTGATGCTATTGGTGGGGTTATGAATTTTTATACCAAAAAAGCAGAGTTTTCAAATTCCGACAGTCTTACTTTTTCGGGTAACGCAAGCTATCGTTTTGCTTCGGTAAATACAGAAAATACGGTTCATGTAGATTTTAATTTGGGTAAAAAGAAATGGGCTTTTTTAACTAGTGCTACCTACAATAGTTTTCAAGATATGAAAATGGGGTCTCACGGTCCGGATTCATATTTAAGAAATCAATATGTATCTACCATTAATGGTATGGATGTTCTTGTTGATAACCAGAATACTAAAATTCAGAATCCTACAGGTTACAATCAGTTTAATTTGATGCAAAAAATAGCATATAACCCCAATAATACATGGCATTATGATTTAGGTTTACATTATTCGGAAACTTCGGATTTTGCGAGATATGACCGTTTAATTAGACCTGATAAATCTGGAGAGGGACTTCGTTCTGCAGAATGGTATTACGGGCCTCAAAAATGGTTCATGGGCAATTTGCAAATGAATAAAAGAGGGAAAGGTATTTTTTATGATGGATTAAAAATAACAACCGCCTATCAACATTTTGAAGAAAGCCGAAATGATAGGGGTTTTCAAGATGTGGTTAGATATTCAACAGAAGAAAAAGTAGATGCCATCTCCACCAATATCGATTTTGAAAATAAAAAAATTGGCAACTTACGTTTGTATTATGGAGGCGAATATATTTTTAATAAAGTAGGTTCTGTTGGTAGCCAAGAAAATATAGAAACCCGTTTGGTTTCTGAAACGGCCTCTAGATATCCAGATGGAGCTACTTGGCAAACGCTAGCGGGTTATGTAAATGGAGAGTATAAAGCAAAACCTAATTTCACGGTACTCTCTGGGTTACGATATAGCCATGTTTGGATAGATGCTGATTTTGATAAAACCTACTACCCGTTTCCATTTGATGATGCTAATCTTAATAACGGAGCATTGACCGGTAGTTTGGGCTTTAGTTGGTTCCCAAAGGCAGACTTACAGATAACCTTAAATGGTTCAACCGGTTTTAGGGCACCTAATGTGGATGATGTAGGCAAGATTTTTGATTCCGAACCTGGTGCGGTAGTGGTTCCTAACCCGGACTTAGAACCAGAATATGCGTATAATATAGAGTTAGGTCTTCAAAAGAACTTTAATGACAAGGTAGTTTTTAAAAGTACCGCGTTTTATACGTATTTAGTAGATGCTTTGGTGCGCAGGAATTACTTGTTTAATGATGAAAATGAAATCATGTATAATGGCGAGTTAAGCAGTGTGCAGGCTATTCAGAATGCTGCGAAGGCGTTTGTCTATGGTTTTGAATTTGGATTAGAAGCTTTTCTTACGGATAATATTTCAGTAGTTTCTAATGTAACTATTACCGAGGGGATTGAAGAAGAAGATGACGGTACCGAATCTCCCGGGAGACACGTTGCACCTACTTTTGGAGATTTACACTTGGTTTATAAGAACCAAAGACTTAGGACTGATCTGTTTGTTAATTATAACGGAGAGATTCCCTTTTATGATTTGGCAGCATCTGAGCGTAGTAAAGAATATATATATGCAACAGATGCAGATGGAAACCCCTATTCTCCTTCTTGGTACACTTTGAATTTTAGGTCGCAATATGAGGTTTCAAATGCGCTAAAAGTTTCTTTAAATCTTGAAAACTTTACAAATCAACTATATCGTTCGTATTCCTCTGGAATTTCTGCACCGGGTATTAATTTAATTCTAGGGTTGGGATACCGTTTTTAG
- a CDS encoding TraR/DksA family transcriptional regulator, protein MAEDLKVRYSDKDLAEFRVLIEDKIEKAKSHLDLLKSSYMNDGNNGTDDTSPTFKAFEEGSETMSKEANTQLAIRQEKFIRDLKNALLRIENKTYGICRVTGKLIAKERLKLVPHATLSIEAKNMQK, encoded by the coding sequence ATGGCAGAAGATTTAAAAGTTAGATATTCGGATAAGGATCTTGCCGAATTTAGAGTGCTGATCGAAGATAAAATCGAGAAAGCAAAAAGTCATTTAGACTTGTTGAAGAGTTCGTATATGAACGACGGTAATAACGGAACTGATGATACTTCACCTACGTTCAAAGCTTTTGAAGAAGGTTCGGAGACTATGAGCAAAGAGGCGAATACGCAGTTGGCTATACGTCAGGAGAAATTCATAAGAGATTTGAAAAATGCACTTTTACGTATTGAGAACAAAACCTACGGTATTTGTCGCGTAACAGGAAAGCTGATTGCTAAAGAGCGTCTTAAGTTGGTTCCTCATGCTACTTTAAGTATCGAGGCTAAGAATATGCAAAAGTAA
- a CDS encoding lipoprotein signal peptidase, whose translation MNLKKSLLIIIVILLIDQLSKIYIKTHFVLGDSVEVFSWFKILFIENSGAAWGAKLSDFLPISEPTGKLVLTIFRLFAVAGIGYWLYDTIRKESSKTLILAVCLIFAGALGNIIDSVLYGIVFGDSYQQLATAFPDEPYGSLFYGKVVDMLYFPMVDTTWPAWIPYFGGSTFRFFEPVFNIADMAISTGVGILLVFNKKAFGKIDDEIPAEEVA comes from the coding sequence ATGAATTTAAAGAAGTCATTGCTCATTATCATTGTAATCTTATTGATTGATCAATTGAGTAAAATTTATATAAAGACCCATTTTGTATTGGGTGATTCTGTTGAGGTTTTTAGTTGGTTCAAAATACTTTTCATTGAAAATTCCGGAGCTGCTTGGGGTGCCAAGCTTAGTGATTTCTTGCCTATATCGGAACCTACAGGTAAATTAGTGTTGACCATATTCCGGTTGTTTGCAGTGGCGGGAATAGGGTATTGGCTGTATGATACTATACGTAAGGAGTCGTCAAAAACCCTTATTCTAGCAGTTTGCTTGATCTTTGCAGGAGCATTGGGCAATATTATAGATTCCGTACTGTACGGGATTGTTTTTGGAGATAGTTACCAGCAATTGGCTACAGCGTTTCCAGACGAGCCTTATGGTAGTTTGTTTTATGGGAAAGTGGTAGATATGCTCTATTTTCCTATGGTAGATACTACATGGCCAGCTTGGATACCTTATTTTGGAGGCTCAACTTTTCGCTTTTTTGAGCCTGTTTTCAACATAGCAGATATGGCTATTAGTACAGGGGTAGGCATTCTCCTGGTTTTTAATAAAAAAGCTTTTGGTAAGATTGATGATGAAATACCTGCGGAGGAGGTGGCTTAA
- a CDS encoding 5-formyltetrahydrofolate cyclo-ligase, producing MLKKDLRSRYKKRRDSIDNESLADSSLSIANEILKLPIWSYDYYHIFLPISENKEIDTTFILSILQGKDKNVVLPKVVNKTTLKHYLLTDSTRLKNNEWNIPEPIDGIEVPTTKIEVVFIPLLAFDKKGNRVGYGKGFYDTFLAECPKDVIKIGLSLFSTEEELITDVNSNDIPLNYCVTPSETYSF from the coding sequence ATGCTCAAAAAAGATTTAAGATCACGATACAAAAAACGAAGAGATTCAATAGATAATGAATCACTCGCAGATTCTAGCCTGAGTATTGCTAACGAAATACTTAAATTGCCAATATGGTCATACGATTATTACCATATTTTTTTGCCGATTTCTGAAAACAAGGAGATTGACACTACCTTCATCCTATCCATACTACAAGGAAAGGATAAAAATGTAGTTTTACCCAAAGTAGTAAACAAAACCACATTAAAGCATTATTTGCTAACGGATTCTACGCGTCTTAAAAATAACGAATGGAATATACCCGAACCTATTGATGGAATAGAAGTACCTACAACTAAAATAGAGGTTGTCTTCATTCCCTTACTTGCTTTTGACAAAAAGGGAAATCGTGTTGGTTATGGAAAAGGATTTTATGATACTTTTTTAGCCGAATGTCCAAAAGATGTAATTAAAATTGGATTGTCTTTGTTTTCAACGGAAGAAGAATTGATAACAGATGTGAATAGCAATGATATTCCTTTGAACTACTGCGTAACCCCCTCCGAGACCTATTCTTTTTAA
- the uvrC gene encoding excinuclease ABC subunit UvrC: MPQVPIKVQLSTLPQSPGVYQFYDIEDKILYVGKAINLKKRVSSYFTKNHEYGKTRVLVKKIKSIKHVVVPTESDALLLENNLIKKYRPRYNVLLKDDKSYPWICIKNERFPRIFPTRKLIKDGSEYFGPYTSMKTVRTLLDLIKGVYSLRTCNYDLSQEKIETGKYKVCLEYHLGNCKGPCEGYQSAEDYHSQVDDIRKIIKGDFKSSLSYFRSQMKIMASEMKFEEAQEIKEKIEVLENYQVKSTIVNPKINNVDVFSIISDESHAYINFLQLSHGSIIRSHTMEIKKKLDETDADLLALSIIEIRQRFNSLSRELYLPFEVPVESHLKITVPKLGDKKKILELSERNAKFYRQERFKQIKIIDPDRHTNRIMAQMKKDLHLSEEPRHIECFDNSNIQGSNPVAACVVFKNGKPSKKEYRHYNIKTVEGPDDFASMEEVVFRRYKRLLAEDEPLPQLIVIDGGKGQLSSALKSLDILGLRGKIAIIGIAKRLEEIYFPEDNIPLYLDKKSESLKIIQQLRNEAHRFGITFHRNKRSKAAINSKLESIEGIGEKTAEELLKRFKSVKRIKEASIENLTETVGMSRAKKIYEAFH, translated from the coding sequence ATGCCCCAAGTTCCTATAAAAGTACAATTAAGTACATTGCCCCAGAGCCCTGGGGTGTATCAATTTTATGATATAGAGGATAAAATACTGTATGTGGGTAAAGCCATAAATCTAAAGAAGCGGGTATCTTCATATTTTACAAAAAACCATGAATACGGAAAGACGCGTGTTCTTGTGAAAAAAATAAAAAGTATAAAGCATGTTGTGGTTCCGACGGAATCTGATGCGCTACTTCTGGAAAACAACCTAATAAAAAAATACCGGCCTAGATATAATGTCTTGCTGAAAGATGATAAATCATACCCTTGGATCTGTATTAAGAACGAGCGTTTCCCTAGAATTTTTCCTACTCGAAAACTCATAAAAGATGGTAGTGAGTATTTTGGGCCGTATACAAGCATGAAAACGGTCCGGACACTGCTGGATTTAATTAAAGGCGTGTATTCTTTGCGTACATGTAATTATGATCTGTCACAGGAGAAAATAGAGACAGGTAAATATAAAGTGTGTCTAGAATACCATTTAGGTAATTGTAAAGGCCCTTGTGAAGGTTATCAGAGTGCAGAAGACTATCATAGTCAAGTTGATGATATAAGGAAGATAATTAAGGGCGATTTTAAATCTTCGTTGAGTTATTTCCGTTCACAAATGAAAATCATGGCTTCTGAAATGAAATTTGAGGAGGCTCAAGAGATAAAGGAGAAGATTGAAGTGCTTGAGAATTATCAGGTGAAGTCTACAATTGTTAACCCTAAAATTAATAATGTAGATGTGTTCTCAATTATTTCAGATGAGAGTCATGCGTATATAAATTTCCTGCAATTGTCTCATGGTTCCATTATACGATCCCATACCATGGAAATAAAAAAGAAATTGGATGAAACCGATGCAGACCTTCTGGCACTGTCCATTATAGAGATTAGGCAAAGATTCAACTCGCTTTCTAGGGAACTTTACCTCCCTTTTGAGGTTCCAGTAGAGTCACATTTAAAAATTACAGTCCCTAAATTGGGAGATAAAAAGAAAATATTGGAATTATCTGAACGTAACGCCAAATTTTACAGGCAAGAACGCTTCAAACAAATTAAGATTATTGACCCGGATAGGCATACGAACAGGATCATGGCGCAAATGAAAAAAGATTTGCATCTTTCCGAAGAGCCTAGGCATATAGAGTGTTTTGATAACAGTAACATTCAAGGTAGTAATCCGGTGGCTGCATGTGTTGTTTTTAAAAATGGGAAACCTTCAAAAAAAGAATACCGTCATTATAATATTAAAACAGTAGAAGGTCCGGATGATTTTGCTTCTATGGAAGAGGTTGTTTTTAGGAGGTATAAACGTCTGTTAGCTGAAGATGAGCCATTACCACAGTTAATTGTTATAGACGGAGGAAAGGGGCAGTTGTCTTCCGCTTTAAAAAGTTTGGATATCCTTGGATTGCGAGGAAAAATAGCTATTATAGGCATAGCAAAACGTTTAGAGGAAATTTATTTTCCAGAAGATAATATTCCTCTTTATCTCGATAAGAAGTCGGAGAGCTTAAAAATTATTCAGCAATTAAGAAATGAAGCACATCGCTTTGGTATTACTTTTCATAGAAATAAGAGAAGTAAGGCTGCAATAAATTCTAAGTTAGAGAGTATTGAAGGCATTGGAGAAAAGACGGCTGAGGAGCTTTTAAAGCGGTTCAAATCCGTAAAACGTATAAAAGAGGCATCCATAGAAAACCTGACTGAAACTGTTGGTATGTCTAGGGCGAAAAAAATTTATGAAGCTTTCCATTAA
- the ileS gene encoding isoleucine--tRNA ligase, whose protein sequence is MKFAEYKGLDLPKVAEDILDYWKQNQIFEKSVSSREGKPSYVFYEGPPSANGMPGIHHVMARTIKDIFPRYKTMKGFQVKRKAGWDTHGLPIELGVEKELGITKEDIGKKISVEEYNAACKKAVMRYTDVWNRMTEQVGYWVDMNDPYITYKPKYMESVWWLLKQIYDKGLIYKGYTIQPYSPKAGTGLSSHELNQPGTYQDVTDTTVVAQFKAIEDSLPDFLQNEGDVYFLAWTTTPWTLPSNTALTVGPKIEYVLVETYNQYTFKPMNVVLAKNLVGKQFSGRFQQVESKPELLEYASGDKKIPFYVVKEFVGKDLVGAKYEQLLDYALPYQNPENAFRVISGDFVTVDDGTGIVHTAPTFGADDALVAKQASPEIPPLLVLDENNSPVPLVDLQGKFRPEMKEFGGKYVKNEYYEAGEAPERSIDVELAIKLKEENKAFKVEKYVHSYPNCWRTDKPILYYPLDSWFIKISDVKDRMFALNQTINWKPKSTGEGRFGNWLANANDWNLSRSRYWGIPLPIWRTEDGKEELIIGSVAELKAEMAKAVAAGVMKKDIFDDFVVGDFSEENYDKIDLHKNIVDDVVLVSASGKPMKRESDLIDVWFDSGSMPYAQWHYPFENKDLIDEGKTYPADFIAEGVDQTRGWFYTLHAIGTMVFDSVAYKNVVSNGLVLDKEGKKMSKRLGNAADPFDTMNEHGADATRWYMISNANPWDNLKFDTDGIVEVKRKFFGTLYNTYSFFGLYANIDEFDYSEENIPLSERPEIDRWILSELHSLIKTVDEAYADYEPTKATRAISDYVQENLSNWYVRLCRRRFWKGTYEKDKISAYQTLYTCLETVAKLSAPVAPFFMDRLYKDLTNTTHTEAFESVHLAEFPKYNEAIVDRDLESKMEKAQTISSLVLSIRQKEKIKVRQPLQKVMIPVLDENQKHEIEAVADLIMSEVNVKEIELLDDASGILVKQIKPNFKALGPKFGKDMKKIAQAVAQLGQEDIQKIEQKGEISLDIDDKIITLQLQDVEIASQDIEGWLVASSGSITVALDVTINEDLREEGIARELVNRIQNIRKDFGFEVTDRIDVKILKDGFVEKAVFNNIDYIKTETLTAELILEEKLEEGAEVSFDEVNTKLFIEKH, encoded by the coding sequence ATGAAGTTTGCGGAATATAAAGGATTGGACTTGCCCAAAGTAGCTGAGGATATACTTGATTACTGGAAGCAAAATCAAATATTTGAGAAAAGTGTTTCCTCCAGAGAGGGTAAACCTAGTTATGTGTTTTACGAGGGTCCACCATCAGCAAATGGTATGCCTGGTATACACCACGTAATGGCACGTACCATCAAGGATATTTTTCCTAGGTACAAGACTATGAAGGGGTTTCAAGTTAAACGTAAGGCCGGATGGGATACTCATGGATTACCTATAGAACTGGGTGTTGAGAAGGAATTAGGTATTACTAAAGAAGATATTGGGAAGAAAATCTCTGTAGAAGAATATAACGCAGCTTGTAAAAAGGCGGTTATGCGCTATACGGATGTTTGGAACCGTATGACGGAGCAAGTAGGGTATTGGGTAGATATGAACGACCCATATATTACCTACAAGCCAAAATATATGGAGTCTGTTTGGTGGTTGTTGAAGCAGATTTATGATAAAGGTCTTATTTATAAAGGGTATACAATTCAGCCGTATTCGCCAAAAGCAGGTACAGGTCTAAGTTCGCATGAATTAAACCAGCCGGGAACGTATCAAGATGTTACGGATACCACGGTTGTGGCGCAGTTTAAAGCAATAGAAGATTCATTACCGGATTTCCTTCAGAACGAAGGCGATGTATATTTCTTGGCATGGACCACCACGCCGTGGACACTTCCTTCCAACACAGCGTTGACCGTTGGTCCAAAAATAGAATATGTCTTGGTAGAAACGTATAATCAATATACGTTTAAACCCATGAACGTGGTGCTTGCCAAAAACTTGGTAGGGAAGCAATTCTCCGGAAGGTTTCAACAAGTAGAGTCTAAACCAGAGTTGTTAGAATATGCATCTGGAGACAAGAAAATTCCTTTTTACGTTGTAAAAGAATTTGTGGGTAAAGATTTGGTAGGTGCAAAATATGAGCAGCTACTAGATTATGCCTTGCCGTACCAAAATCCTGAAAATGCATTTCGTGTAATTTCGGGAGATTTTGTAACAGTAGATGATGGTACAGGTATTGTACATACCGCACCTACCTTTGGTGCGGATGATGCTTTGGTGGCTAAACAGGCATCACCGGAAATACCACCATTATTGGTGCTGGACGAGAATAATAGCCCAGTCCCATTGGTGGACTTACAGGGTAAATTTCGTCCTGAAATGAAAGAATTTGGCGGTAAATACGTCAAGAATGAATATTATGAAGCGGGTGAGGCGCCGGAAAGATCTATAGATGTTGAGCTTGCCATAAAATTAAAAGAAGAGAACAAGGCCTTTAAAGTAGAGAAGTATGTGCACAGTTACCCGAACTGCTGGCGTACCGATAAACCTATTTTATATTACCCTTTAGATTCATGGTTTATTAAAATCAGTGATGTCAAAGACCGCATGTTCGCATTGAACCAGACTATCAACTGGAAACCAAAATCTACCGGAGAAGGTCGTTTTGGAAACTGGTTGGCAAATGCTAACGACTGGAACCTTTCTAGATCAAGGTATTGGGGAATTCCTCTTCCAATTTGGAGAACGGAGGACGGTAAAGAAGAACTGATTATTGGGTCTGTAGCAGAGTTGAAAGCTGAAATGGCAAAAGCGGTAGCTGCAGGGGTAATGAAAAAAGATATTTTTGATGACTTTGTTGTCGGAGATTTTTCTGAGGAGAACTATGATAAGATAGACCTTCACAAGAATATCGTAGATGATGTTGTTCTAGTTTCCGCATCGGGCAAACCTATGAAACGAGAAAGCGATTTGATAGATGTATGGTTTGATAGTGGTTCCATGCCTTATGCACAATGGCACTACCCGTTCGAAAACAAAGATTTGATTGATGAGGGCAAGACCTATCCTGCAGATTTTATTGCAGAAGGAGTAGACCAGACTAGGGGTTGGTTCTATACATTACATGCTATTGGTACCATGGTATTTGATTCCGTGGCGTATAAAAATGTTGTTTCCAACGGACTTGTACTGGACAAAGAGGGCAAAAAAATGTCCAAACGCTTGGGCAATGCTGCTGATCCTTTTGATACGATGAACGAACACGGGGCAGATGCTACACGTTGGTACATGATTTCTAATGCCAATCCATGGGACAACCTAAAGTTTGATACGGATGGTATTGTTGAGGTAAAACGAAAATTCTTCGGAACACTTTATAACACCTATTCTTTCTTCGGCTTATATGCCAATATTGATGAATTTGATTATTCAGAAGAAAATATTCCGTTGAGTGAAAGACCGGAAATTGACCGTTGGATTTTATCTGAACTTCACTCTTTGATTAAAACGGTTGATGAAGCTTACGCTGATTACGAACCTACAAAGGCTACACGTGCTATTTCGGATTATGTTCAAGAGAATCTGAGTAATTGGTATGTACGTTTATGTAGAAGGCGTTTCTGGAAAGGTACATATGAGAAAGATAAAATATCGGCTTATCAAACCCTGTATACCTGTCTTGAAACCGTTGCCAAATTATCGGCCCCTGTGGCTCCTTTCTTTATGGATAGACTTTATAAAGATTTAACGAATACCACACATACAGAGGCTTTTGAATCGGTACATTTGGCAGAATTCCCAAAGTATAATGAAGCAATCGTAGATAGGGATTTGGAAAGTAAGATGGAGAAAGCACAGACTATTTCGTCTTTAGTGTTATCCATTCGTCAGAAGGAAAAGATAAAAGTGCGCCAGCCATTACAGAAAGTAATGATACCTGTTTTGGATGAAAATCAAAAACACGAGATAGAGGCAGTTGCCGATCTTATTATGTCTGAGGTAAATGTTAAAGAAATAGAATTGTTAGACGATGCTTCCGGAATTTTGGTGAAGCAGATTAAACCTAATTTTAAGGCTTTAGGCCCTAAATTTGGGAAGGATATGAAAAAAATTGCTCAAGCTGTAGCTCAGTTAGGGCAAGAGGATATCCAGAAAATTGAGCAGAAGGGCGAAATTTCACTTGACATTGACGATAAAATTATTACATTACAGCTGCAAGATGTAGAGATAGCCTCTCAAGATATCGAAGGTTGGTTGGTGGCAAGTTCAGGGTCTATTACGGTAGCCTTAGACGTAACTATCAATGAAGATTTAAGAGAAGAAGGTATTGCTAGAGAACTTGTAAATAGAATTCAGAACATAAGAAAAGATTTTGGGTTTGAGGTGACAGATAGAATTGACGTTAAGATTCTAAAAGATGGTTTTGTTGAAAAAGCGGTATTTAATAATATAGATTATATTAAAACCGAAACCTTAACAGCAGAACTAATTTTAGAGGAAAAATTGGAGGAAGGAGCCGAGGTTTCTTTTGACGAAGTGAACACTAAATTATTTATTGAAAAACATTAA